The Aphelocoma coerulescens isolate FSJ_1873_10779 chromosome 8, UR_Acoe_1.0, whole genome shotgun sequence genome contains the following window.
AAACCCTTCAGAAAAATCTCAGAACAACTGAGATTTTTGGAGAGAGCTGGATATACAACATGCAACAATTGGCAGACACCTCATATTTCCAGCACCAAAGATGCAAAGCCCTTTCTGCCTTGCATCCAACTCTTTCTACTCACTTGttgagcagggagatggagctACCTTGTGCCAGGCTACACTCACAGCCTGTTGTTTCTTCATCAGGACTTCAGAAATCTAGACAAGAAGTGAGCCGTGTAAGAGGCTCCTGTAGCTGTCAGTGCTTCGGTTCCACTGGCTTTACTTTCACTACTTCCTAGTTTATGGATCTGCTCCTGCTGGAGCTCTTTCTCCTGTTTTAGTTAATTCACCGTCTGAGATAGTCAAGTATGTGAGTGGATGGGTAGAAACATATTTTGTAAGAGGATTACTTACAATTTAGTCCAGGAAAGAACACAGTTAGTGGTCTGGTTCAGCTTCACAAACTGGAAATACAGGGACATCTGGAAAGAACAAACCGTAATTCTAAACAACACTGATGAAATCGTTCTGCCCTCCCAGTACAGAAGGCATGGATACAAGAAGGAAGAGCTCTTGGGGTACTAGAAGATACAAGGAAACTCCGCAAAGCACTAAATTTGCATATCTGAGGTAGCTCTGTCCCCAAGAACTCGCCCATTTGGTGTCCTGAACTTCATAAAATCCAGGACTACAGGCTGGAGAACATTGCACAAGTAATATAAAGATTATGATAAGCAGTTACAGAGATTAGGGTAAGGAGTTCCAAACCTGAGGCTTGGTCTCCCGTATGGAAGGGCACTGGTGGGAATAGGGAAGCTGCAAAGAACGTGTATTTTCAGacggggaaggagggaggatcGCCAGCACAGAGGCCTCACTGTTTCAGTGAGCAGCACCCACCCACAGGGACAGGTGCGGCTTTCCCACAGAGTGCGAGGACAGGAAAATACGCCCAATCCCTGGCGGTGTAACCGGGACGGGCACAAGGCCGGGAAGCGCGAGGAGACCCCGGCTGGCCTGGGTTGGCTGAGCATGCTGGGACAGGGAGTCCCCTCTGGGGGGGCCGGCGCGGAGGGGAGGGCGCGGCGCACTACAACTCCCGGGGTGCTTTGCGCACCGCACAGTCTCCTAGGAGACGTGGCGATGCGCGCTGGGGGTCCCGCCGGTACGGAACTACCGCTCCCGTGGTGCcccgcgcgccgccgccgccgccatggaGCGGCGCGTGGCGGAGCGGCTCCGTGGCGCGCTGGGCCCGCTCGGCCTCGAGGCGCACGCCTTCAAGGTAATGACGTCACAGTGACGTCATCAGAGCGACGTCACTGCCCGcggagctgcgggagctgcgggagcgcggggcggggagcggatcccggggctgcccaggggacGGGGGTACCGGGGGTCGCTGCCCCGGGGAGCTCGGGGCGCCCCTTGGCCGAGCGGGGGCCGGGAACGCCCCCGCGGAGCCGCTGCGGCCGGCGCGGGCCGATGCGCAGCGCGGGGTCCGGGCGGCCCGCCCGGGAGCGCGGGGCAAGGTGACCGGAGCGGCAGCAGCCGCTCAGGGCCGTGGTGCGGGCCCCTGACCGGCGGGGTCGCGGGAGTTACGTAATGACACATCTGGCCCAGCAGACGGCAAAGTCCTCTAGGCAAGCTTAAATTTTAATCGAAGTATGGAAGCACCTGTGTGTGGAAGTGCTGACCACCTCAGCCGCTCCTAAATGGCCTCTGACCTTTGTTCTGCCCATGGAACGGgtctccctgcagcctctgccacTGTCCCCTGCTCAGCTGTAAACGCGGGGGCTCCTTCCTTGCCCGCCCCAGGGCAGTCTGCAATAAATCAATCTGCAATATCGAATACAAATCAATCTGCAATAAACGTGCCCTTCCCTTGGGGAGTGTTGTATCTGTCAcctgaaatatttgtatttccTGCTATGATCTCGTTTGCATAAAAAGTACAAGGCAATGAGGTGATGAGAGAGATAATGAGAGAGGTAATGAGAGAAGTGCCTCCAGAATTTGGAAAATTTGATGCTGCTTGCCTAAAACACATCAGCAGAATTCAGGGCAGAACCTGGATAAAAAGACTGTAGCTACCAGAGGGGAAACCTTTTAGCTCTGTAGCTCTCTCTAGTTATAATGCTGACACAGCCAGCCTTGGTGCACTGACTGATGCTCACTGGGAAACCAGCAAACCTTAGATTCACATCTCTTTTAATTCCTTGTAACATCTCAGTTCCGCACCATAAGAGCCACAAAACTGATTAAACGTAGAGGTTCATATAAGAATGTTAACTTTATAGTGAATCTAGTTTTTGTTGTGTGTTTCCAGACGGACAGTCTGGCAGCCACTGCCACCTGCAGAGTCACTTTCAGAGCAATTTCACTGATTATTTAGAATAGCCAGTACATTTCATTTTCAGACTTAACCTTACATTACTTGGCATCTCTCTGAAGGTTAGACCTAGTCTTTGCGGCACCCCGGGAGAGTGGGAGTTGTCGTAACCTATGGAAAGACTGGTGTTACTGTGCAGGGCATTAGgagtggggtgcaggggggtttAGCCATTTCCTCCTGCACTTGGCAGTTGCAGGTCTGAGCCCTGTCCTCCTGGTCgtgcttcctgctgctctggcttgATCTCTCATTTCTGGACTGTGTTATAACATGTCCAGTCCTGTAATCAAATATCCAAATGTGGCTGTCTCATAATCCATGTGCTACTGGTAacgtttttggggggtttcagcACTGCAAGAGCTTCACATCCTTCATTCCACACAAGTGTTTCCTGCAGAAGTAAAACATGCGACTTGTCACACAAAACAGAAGCACCAGTTTCTTTCTGGCCcaagataagaaaaaaaagcctgtaAAAGCTTTATCTGAACCAAACAATCTGATTTGCATTGGCAAGACTGATTGCTCATACTTCCCTCTGGGCTTCTGAGCAGAGCTGAATGAAGGGCAGACTGGAGCTGAATGCTGTGTGTGATTCTTATCTCACAGCTCACAGCACAGCTTCCCCAAACTGTGAATCCTGGTGTGCAAAACAACTTGGTTTGAAAGGAAGGCCCTGGGCAGGCTGCCCGTCTGAGTTGCAAATGAAGGGGGCTGCAGTTATTTCCACTTTTTTACATTCCTGCATATCCACTAGAGTGGTGTCTGTGTTCTAATGGAAATTTGTGTTTCTTTGCCAAAGGTTGGGTGGTACAATGCTGTTCTCCAGCCAGCCTTCCATCTCCCCTACCCAGATGACACACTGGCCTTCGTGGTCCTCAGCACTCCTTCGATGTTTGAGAAGGCCCTTAAGCCTTTTGTGAACAAAGAACGACTAAAAATAATCAGGGATCCTGTGGATCAGTGCATTTCCCATCATTTATCACGAGTGAAGGAGGTAAGAAGCCGAAATGCCGAGTCCCTTTAGTGTTGTGGCACATAACCAGGTGGGTTGAGCAGCAGACAAAGCCCTGcgggctcctgccctgctctttGGGAGAGTGAAGCATTATTCATGAAGGTGGGATTATCAGCAGGCTGTTGGCTGCTTTacttgcctgttctgcctctggatTACATCCTGCAGCTGTGAGGGAGCTTTCCAGGCACAGGCTGAATGCCCACGGCCTCAAACCTGCTGATAGAATTCAGCAGCAGGATGTGGAAGTCTGCAGGCTTCACATGTGCCTGATTTTCTGCCATCCAGCAGTTCTGGAGTGGCAAAGCTTTTTCCATGAGTCTGGGCTGATGTTTTCAAattttcccagaaattccctGACCAGAGGGTGGATGTCATGTTTGATTATGAGATGCTGCCGAGCCGAAAGCCCAAGTTCCTGGCACAGACAGCTGCCCACGTTGCTGGAGCTGCATATTACTACCAAAGAAAGGATGTGAAGCTTGATCCTTGGGGGAAAAAGGTGGGGCAAAAACACGGTCTGGAAAGAACCACTAAGCTACAACCACTGAATTATAAAATGATTGTTTGCTTACTAGTCACTAGTTCATGTTGCAGGAAATTACAAAGTTCAGAGCACACACAGGTCCATAAAGTGTTTCAGGTGGTAACTGGAAGCTTCCAAGAATCTTCAGTGTGGTAGGGAGATGTACATGGAGAGAAATATCTTGATCTGTTAAACCTACTTAGATAGAAGAATAAATGGCAGGGTGAGGGAAAAACTATTGCTTGGAgctttggggaggggagggggggaatgcACTGTGGTTAATTTCTGTGTTAGATTTTCAGAAAGGAACCTCTCCCCACATTCCAGGGAGGTGCGTGTGGGCacaggaaaatgggaatgaAATGCAGTGCTTCAAGCCACAAGTTCAGGAGGGAGttttcccttctgctctgtACAGCCCTCCAACAGGGGGCTGTGAGTGTGAGAAGCATCTGATGCTTTGAACTCTAACCTTTATTAGACACAAAGTGAGGCAGCCTagatatactttttttttcttccagaagatCTTTGGCGTGTGTATCCATCCCAAGTATGGCGGCTGGTTTGCCATCCGgggtctcctcctcttcccagacATTCAGGTGCCGTTCCTGGAACAGCCCTCCCCTGTTGACTGTGTGAGCACGGAGGAGAAAAGGATTGAGTTGCTGGAGCAGTTCAATTTCCACTGGCAGGACGGCCGCTACAGAGACATCATTGAAGTGAAGGAAAGGTACTCGGAGGAGCAAAAAGCCTATTTTGCCACTCCTCCAGCCGAGAGATTCCGGCTGCTGGGGCTCTCACAGGAAGCGCAGAGAATCACATTTCACTGAGTAACCGGCTCGGTGTAGGGCAGAGGGCAGCAAAGGGTAACTTATGAGCACCGGCTTTtcccgaggaggaggaggatggttATGTTGATACAGAGATGGCAAATCCGAGCAGCCTCAATGCGAACATCAGCTTCCCAGAGAGGGGGGCACTGCTCCATGGTCTGGGGGGAGGTGGGAGCCGCCCGTTCTGTGCTGTTGCTGATaaggggtgttttttggggagcCCAGTAAGATGCCAATAAGCCTTTGGTTGGGAATAGTTCAGACACCCTGGAAACTTAAAAACCCGTGCTGCTCATTAGAGAAATCACTTTTGTTCTCAAGAAT
Protein-coding sequences here:
- the MMACHC gene encoding cyanocobalamin reductase / alkylcobalamin dealkylase isoform X2, whose product is MERRVAERLRGALGPLGLEAHAFKVGWYNAVLQPAFHLPYPDDTLAFVVLSTPSMFEKALKPFVNKERLKIIRDPVDQCISHHLSRVKEKFPDQRVDVMFDYEMLPSRKPKFLAQTAAHVAGAAYYYQRKDVKLDPWGKKIFGVCIHPKYGGWFAIRGLLLFPDIQVPFLEQPSPVDCVSTEEKRIELLEQFNFHWQDGRYRDIIEVKERYSEEQKAYFATPPAERFRLLGLSQEAQRITFH
- the MMACHC gene encoding cyanocobalamin reductase / alkylcobalamin dealkylase isoform X1; this encodes MERRVAERLRGALGPLGLEAHAFKVGWYNAVLQPAFHLPYPDDTLAFVVLSTPSMFEKALKPFVNKERLKIIRDPVDQCISHHLSRVKEKFPDQRVDVMFDYEMLPSRKPKFLAQTAAHVAGAAYYYQRKDVKLDPWGKKKIFGVCIHPKYGGWFAIRGLLLFPDIQVPFLEQPSPVDCVSTEEKRIELLEQFNFHWQDGRYRDIIEVKERYSEEQKAYFATPPAERFRLLGLSQEAQRITFH
- the MMACHC gene encoding cyanocobalamin reductase / alkylcobalamin dealkylase isoform X3, giving the protein MREIMREVGWYNAVLQPAFHLPYPDDTLAFVVLSTPSMFEKALKPFVNKERLKIIRDPVDQCISHHLSRVKEKFPDQRVDVMFDYEMLPSRKPKFLAQTAAHVAGAAYYYQRKDVKLDPWGKKKIFGVCIHPKYGGWFAIRGLLLFPDIQVPFLEQPSPVDCVSTEEKRIELLEQFNFHWQDGRYRDIIEVKERYSEEQKAYFATPPAERFRLLGLSQEAQRITFH